A window of Strigops habroptila isolate Jane chromosome 5, bStrHab1.2.pri, whole genome shotgun sequence contains these coding sequences:
- the LOC115608939 gene encoding sterol 26-hydroxylase, mitochondrial, which translates to MAGPSGGARWSLLPLLLRSRPPPPPRSIPGPPRRTGGSAAAAAGPARLKGPEELPGPGLFRTFVWLFLRGYLLHTHRLQLMSRRIYGPIWKSTFGHYENINIGSPVVLEQLLRQEGKYPMRSDMALWKEHRDTRHLPYGPFTEEGERWYRLRQVLNKRLLKPSEAVLYADAIGEVVSDLMMRLRDERRRSPSGVLVGDVANLLYRFALEGISYILFETRIGCLKHQVPTETQRFIDSINLMFKNSIFATVLPRWSRKVLPFWDRYLDSWDTIFAFGKTLIDRKMEQLEGQVERGKEVSGYLSYLLASGRLSLDEVYGSVAELLLAGVDTTSNTLSWALYHLSRDLSIQETLYQELKAVVPPDRFPGAEDIPKMPMLRAIIKETLRVYPVVPTNARVFYEKDIVIGDYLFPKNTLFVLAHYAMSHDETYFPEPEKFLPQRWLRGHGSPHHPFSSIPFGYGVRACVGRRIAELEMHLALARIVQAFEVRPDPSGVEVTSVSRIVLVADKPINLEFIARPGAPECVPTPHPGC; encoded by the exons ATGGCGGGCCCGAGCGGTGGGGCTCGGTGGTcgctgctgccgctgctcctgcgctcccgcccgccgccgccgccgcgcagcATCCCGGGGCCGCCGCGCAGGACCGGGGGCtcggcggcggcagcggcggggccggcgcggcTGAAGGGACCGGAGGAGCTACCGGGGCCGGGGCTGTTTCGGACTTTCGTCTGGCTCTTCCTGCGGGGCTACCTGCTGCACACGCACCGGCTTCAG CTGATGTCCCGGCGCATCTATGGTCCTATCTGGAAGTCAACTTTCGGGCATTACGAGAACATCAACATTGGGAGCCctgtggtgctggagcagctgctaCGGCAGGAGGGCAAGTACCCCATGCGGAGCGACATGGCGCTGTGGAAGGAGCACCGGGACACCCGACACCTGCCCTACGGACCCTTTACCGA GGAAGGGGAGCGCTGGTATCGCCTGCGCCAGGTCCTCAACAAGCGGTTGCTGAAGCCCTCGGAGGCGGTGCTGTACGCGGACGCCATCGGGGAGGTGGTGTCAGACCTGATGATGCGGCTGCGGGATGAGCGGAGACGCAGCCCCTcgggggtgctggtgggggaCGTGGCCAACCTGCTCTACCGCTTCGCCCTGGAAG GGATCTCCTATATCCTCTTTGAGACCCGCATCGGGTGCCTGAAGCACCAGGTCCCCACCGAGACCCAGCGCTTCATCGATTCCATCAACCTCATGTTCAAGAACTCCATCTTTGCCACCGTCCTGCCCCGATGGAGCCGCAAGGTGCTGCCCTTCTGGGACCGCTACCTGGACAGCTGGGACACCATCTTCGCCTTTG gcaAGACCCTGATTGACCGAAAGATGGAGCAGCTGGAGGGGCAGGTGGAGCGGGGCAAGGAGGTGTCTGGTTACCTGAGCTACCTGCTGGCCAGTGGCAGGCTCAGCCTGGATGAGGTCTATGGCAGCGTGGCCGAGCTGCTGCTGGCCGGCGTGGACACG ACCTCCAACACGCTCTCCTGGGCCCTGTACCACCTCTCCCGGGACCTGAGCATCCAGGAGACCCTGTACCAGGAGCTGAAAGCCGTTGTGCCTCCCGACCGGTTTCCTGGTGCTGAGGATATCCCCAAGATGCCGATGCTTCGGGCCATTATCAAGGAGACGCTGAG GGTCTACCCTGTGGTGCCAACCAACGCCAGGGTCTTCTATGAGAAGGACATTGTCATTGGAGACTACCTCTTCCCCAAGAAC ACCCTCTTTGTCCTGGCGCACTATGCCATGTCCCACGACGAGACGTACTTCCCTGAGCCAGAGAAGTTCCTGCCCCAGCGCTGGCTCCGTGGCCATGGCTCCCCCCACCACCCCTTCAGCTCCATCCCCTTTGGCTACGGGGTCCGTGCCTGCGTTGGCCGCCGCATCGCTGAGCTGGAGATGCACTTGGCCCTCGCCAGG ATTGTCCAGGCCTTCGAGGTGCGGCCAGACCCCAGCGGCGTGGAAGTGACATCTGTGTCCCGCATCGTCCTGGTGGCCGACAAGCCAATCAACCTGGAGTTCATCGCTCGCCCGGGGGCCCCCGAATGCGTGCCCACCCCCCACCCTGGGTGCTGA
- the PRKAG3 gene encoding 5'-AMP-activated protein kinase subunit gamma-3, whose amino-acid sequence MERLPGPAAPQVALLDAAAGPEEEGFPEALCPREEEEEEEEEEDRQRSPRPVTFTLGNMMLGLGPESDFQSPDAEVYMHFMRSHCCYDAIPTSCKLVVFDVSLEIKKAFVALVANGVRAAPLWDSKTQSFVGMLTITDFINILHRYYRSPLVQIYEVEEHKIETWRDVYLQGSLKPLVYISPSNSLFDAVYSLIKHKIHRLPVIEPVSGNVLHILTHKRILKFLHIFGSTIPKPHFLKKTVQELCVGTFRDVAVVHETAPIYAALEIFVDRRVSALPVINNAGQVVGLYSRFDVIHLAAQKTYNNLDISVREALQQRTICLEGVLTCYPHETMEEVIDRITKEQVHRLVLVDENQYPRGIVSLSDILQALVLTPAGIDALNS is encoded by the exons ATGGAGCGActccccggccccgccgcgccccaG GTGGCGCTGCTGGATGCCGCTGCCGgccctgaggaggaag GGTTCCCAGAGGCTCTGTgccccagggaggaggaggaagaggaggaggaagaagaggacaGACAAAGGAGCCCAAGACCCGTCACCTTCACGCTGGGCAACATGATGCTGGGACTGGGCCCAGAGAGCGACTTCCAGAGCCCTGATGCTGAGGTCTACATGCACTTCATGAGGAGCCACTGCTGCTATGATGCCATCCCCACCAGCTGCAAACTTGTTGTCTTTGACGTCTCCCTGGAG atcaagAAAGCCTTTGTGGCATTGGTGGCCAACGGGGTGCGAGCGGCCCCGCTCTGGGACAGCAAGACACAGAGCTTTGTGG GGATGCTCACCATCACCGACTTCATCAACATCCTCCACCGCTACTACCGCTCGCCCCTG GTTCAGATCTACGAGGTGGAGGAGCACAAGATTGAGACCTGGAGAG ACGTGTACCTGCAGGGCTCACTCAAGCCGCTGGTCTACATCTCCCCAAGCAATAG CCTGTTCGATGCTGTCTACTCCCTGATCAAGCACAAGATCCACCGCCTGCCCGTCATTGAGCCTGTCTCAGGCAATGTCCTGCACATCCTCACACACAAGCGCATCCTCAAGTTCCTACACATCTTC ggCTCCACCATCCCTAAGCCacatttcctgaagaaaacagtgcagGAGCTGTGTGTTGGCACCTTCCGTGATGTGGCTGTTGTGCATGAGACTGCGCCCATCTATGCTGCCCTGGAGATCTTTGTGGACCGCCGCGTCTCTGCCCTGCCCGTCATCAACAATGCTG GGCAAGTGGTCGGTCTCTACTCCCGGTTCGACGTCATT CACCTGGCTGCCCAGAAGACCTACAACAACCTGGACATCAGTGTGCGGGAGGCGCTGCAGCAGCGCACGATCTGCCTGGAGGGTGTCCTAACTTGCTACCCCCATGAAACCATGGAGGAAGTCATTGACCGCATCACCAAGGAGCAG GTCCATCGCCTGGTTCTGGTGGATGAGAACCAGTACCCACGGGGCATTGTCTCCCTCTCCGACATCCTCCAGGCCCTTGTGCTCACTCCTGCAGGTATCGATGCTCTTAACTCTTAG
- the TTLL4 gene encoding tubulin polyglutamylase TTLL4, whose amino-acid sequence MASAGPEHASPGPTQEKSVRVESGTLPAGRAQLRWAWHLTQQQAKPIWNLERTHVSAFHSLLPSGIPLQQSCFLCSPSLCHACPSEDALLSPSSAQPCPDPGSSTLFYRHSCLRPKPYGLPFRSPPDTASATGRVMSSLLTEPCLPPVLAEERSETGVKGSALSSGQQASSFYRPVLNNNSFLRPSSAKVPFPQSLEIKKVKNTHSFPTTSLSYSGHGDSSPSSLDNRAVKSSNHAVEQTAVPSVTIVPSSATLRKDQCLREDAERRTHSLKEKEPEMRIREAVQQLAGQTATRNGFARRVQSSALTNMGSLSNWNSRCRQNITAQLTPKETVAPRNLEPGSHCLNRNSSLAGTDGAAGCTRHVGVHPLASCAASPERGADCRHVSTPSPCPADSAVRAEPLHITAVAEVATRMSTVQLEKEEKWAHAVLAEKLDVTAEQSPLELSHPQDEAEEELPDGLDESSGQEEDEDSDSDASSAAGMSSSGSVAHVSRKCIECLAQPAEAHEKVLKPALVSSLFPNVPPTLYFSTRDETVEKLPWEQRKLLRWKMCTVTPNIVKQTISRSHFRVSKKSNDWLGYWGHHMKSPSFKTIKEHQKLNHFPGSFQIGRKDRLWRNLLKMQARCGKKEFNFFPQSFILPQDIKLLRKAWEEGASCQKWIVKPPASARGIGIQVIHKWSQLPKRRPLLVQRYLHKPYLIGGKKFDLRIYVYVTCYDPLRVYLFKDGLVRFASCKYSSSIKSLSNKFVHLTNYSVNKKNTEYKSNSDETACQGHKWALKALWSYLTQKGVNSEAIWEKIKDIVIKTIIASEPYVNSLVKMYVQRPYCCHELFGFDIMLDENLKPWILEVNISPSLHTNSPLDVSIKGQMIRDLLNLAGFVLPSVDSVASRPQTRSGSTSSMGSALKDKPKPMSEHFIAEKMKKAYYLMQKIPDQDFYSSVLDILTPDDVRILVETEDEYSRRGQFERVFPTHISMRYLRFFEQPRYFNILVTQWELKYYLNKHKGLELLKNWCVKGYHTGAGMDLAQMWSLPKSFFLQKSNVQSNGFSKLELGNLGTLLSSAGEGRKRCLEPSSAQKLPLNKCTGGADQKPAGCLSDTALVM is encoded by the exons AGCAGGGAGAGCTCAGCTGCGCTGGGCCTGGCACCTCACTCAGCAGCAGGCAAAACCCATCTGGAATTTAGAGAGGACGCATGTGAGTGCTTTCCACAGCCTGCTGCCCTCAGGGATCCCTCTGCAGCAATCCTGCTTCTTGTGCTCACCATCACTATGCCACGCATGCCCCAGTGAAGATGCTCTCCTGAGCCCATCCTCGGCCCAGCCCTGCCCGgacccaggcagcagcactctGTTCTACCGACACTCCTGCCTCAGACCCAAGCCCTATGGGCTTCCTTTCAGAAGCCCTCCGGACACTGCCTCTGCCACAGGAAGGGTGATGTCTTCCTTGCTGACAGAACCCTGCCTGCCACctgtgctggcagaggagcGCTCTGAGACTGGGGTCAAAGGCTCTGCCCTGAGCTCAGGTCAGCAGGCTTCCAGTTTCTATAGACCAGTGCTAAATAACAACTCCTTCCTACGGCCAAGCAGTGCTAAAGTGCCTTTCCCTCAGTCACTGGAGATCAAGAAGGTGAAAAACACCCACAGCTTCCCCACCACCTCATTGTCCTACTCTGGGCATGGAGACAGCTCCCCCAGTAGCCTGGACAACAGAGCAGTTAAAAGCAGCAACCATGCAGTGGAGCAAACTGCAGTCCCCTCTGTGACCATTGTGCCCAGCAGTGCAACCCTCAGGAAGGACCAGTGTTTGCGGGAAGATGCTGAGAGGAGAACGCACAGCTTAAAGGAAAAGGAGCCAGAGATGCGCATCCgagaggctgtgcagcagctggcCGGACAGACTGCCACACGCAATGGCTTTGCACGCAGAGTCCAAAGCTCTGCCCTTACGAACATGGGCAGCCTGTCCAACTGGAACAGCAGGTGCAGGCAGAACATCACAGCACAGCTCACCCCAAAAGAAACCGTCGCTCCTCGCAACTTGGAGCCAGGTAGCCATTGCCTTAACAGGAACTCGAGCCTTGCAGGCACCGatggtgctgctggctgcactaGGCATGTCGGCGTCCATCCCTTGGCCTCGTGCGCCGCTTCCCCCGAGCGCGGTGCTGACTGCCGGCACGTGAGCACCCCGAGCCCGTGCCCCGCGGACAGCGCGGTGAGAGCAGAGCCTCTGCACATCACGGCCGTCGCTGAGGTGGCAACTCGGATGTCCACAGTCCAactggagaaagaggagaaatgggCCCATGCTGTGCTCGCAGAAAAGCTCGA TGTCACTGCTGAGCAGTCGCCACTGGAGCTGAGCCATCCCCAGgatgaagcagaggaagaactTCCTGATGGCCTGGATGAGAGCAGCGGtcaggaggaggatgaggaca GTGACTCGGATGCTTCCTCTGCCGCTGGCATGTCATCCAGTGGATCTGTGGCTCATGTATCCAG GAAGTGCATCGAGTGCCTGGCCCAGCCTGCTGAGGCTCACGAGAAAGTGCTCAAACCAGCTCTTGTCTCCAGTTTATTCCCTAATGTGCCTCCAACTCTCTACTTCAGTACTCGGGATGAGACAG TGGAAAAGCTGCCTTGGGAACAGAGGAAGCTGCTGCGATGGAAAATGTGCACAGTCACACCAAACATAGTGAAGCAAACCATTAGCAGATCCCACTTCAGAGTCAGCAAAA aaagcaaCGACTGGCTGGGTTACTGGGGCCATCACATGAAATCCCCCAGCTTTAAAACCATCAAGGAGCACCAGAAG TTAAACCACTTCCCTGGCTCATTTCAAATTGGGAGAAAGGACCGTCTGTGGCGCAACCTGTTGAAGATGCAGGCTCGCTGTGGTAAGAAGGAGTTTAACTTCTTCCCCCAGTCCTTCATCCTGCCCCAGGACATCAAACTACTCAGGAAAGCGTGGGAGGAAGGAGCTAGCTGCCAGAAATGGATTGTGAAACCA CCAGCATCAGCAAGAGGTATTGGTATCCAGGTCATCCACAAATGGAGCCAGCTCCCCAAAAGGAGACCACTGCTGGTGCAGAG ATACCTGCACAAACCCTACCTCATTGGTGGGAAGAAGTTTGACCTGAGGATCTACGTTTACGTCACTTGCTACGATCCCCTCAGGGTCTACCTGTTCAAGGATGGATTGGTTCGCTTTGCTAGCTGCAA GTATTCCTCCTCGATTAAGAGCCTCAGCAACAAGTTTGTGCACTTGACCAACTACAGCGTGAACAAGAAGAATACGGAGTACAAGTCCAACTCGGATGAGACTGCTTGTCAGGGACACAAGTG GGCACTCAAAGCTCTCTGGAGTTACCTGACCCAGAAGGGAGTTAATAGCGAGGCCATCTGGGAGAAGATTAAGGACATCGTTATCAAAACCATCATTGC ATCTGAGCCCTACGTGAACAGCCTGGTGAAGATGTATGTGCAGCGCCCATATTGTTGCCATGAGCTGTTTGGGTTTGATATCATGCTGGATGAAAACCTCAAGCCCTGGATCTTAGAGGTCAACATTTCTCCAAG CCTCCACACCAACTCCCCTCTGGATGTGAGCATCAAGGGCCAGATGATCCGGGACCTCCTCAACCTTGCTGGCTTTGTTCTGCCCAGTGTGGACAGCGTGGCCTCAAGGCCACAGACAAGAAGTGGCTCCACCTCCAG TATGGGCAGTGCTTTGAAGGACAAGCCCAAGCCGATGTCTGAGCATTTCATAGcagagaagatgaagaaggCCTATTACTTGATGCAGAAGATACCTGACCAG gatttttattcttctgtcttGGACATCCTGACCCCGGATGATGTTCGCATCCTGGTGGAGACAGAGGACGAGTATTCCCGGCGTGGGCAGTTTGAGCGGGTGTTCCCCACCCACATCTCCATGCGGTACTTGCGCTTCTTCGAGCAGCCTCGTTACTTCAACATCCTGGTGACCCAGTGGGAGCTCAAATACTACTTGAATAAGCACAAAG GTCTGGAGCTACTGAAGAACTGGTGTGTCAAAGGGTACCACACTGGGGCAGGGATGGATTTAGCCCAGATG tgGTCACTGCCAAAGtctttcttcctccagaaaAGCAATGTTCAATCAAATGGCTTCAGCAAACTGGAACTGGGCAATCTGGG caCGCTCCTGTCTTCAGCTGGTGAGGGCCGCAAGAGATGCCTGGAGCCCAGCTCCGCTCAGAAATTACCTCTCAACAAGTGCACTGGTGGAGCTGACCAGAAACCTGCTGGCTGCCTTTCTGACACCGCCCTGGTGATGTGA